A genomic region of Halomonas aestuarii contains the following coding sequences:
- a CDS encoding RidA family protein — MTITHHDTNARMSQITVHNGTVYLAGQVPSDPSADMRGQTEQVLERIDDLLAKAGTSKEQLIAAQIWVTSMAEFDQMNAAWDSWVVPGRPPVRAAVEAKLAKPEWKVEIMVTAALEG, encoded by the coding sequence ATGACCATCACCCATCACGACACCAATGCCCGCATGAGCCAGATCACCGTGCACAACGGGACCGTCTACCTGGCCGGCCAGGTGCCGTCGGATCCGAGTGCCGACATGCGCGGCCAGACCGAGCAGGTGCTGGAGCGCATCGACGACCTGCTGGCCAAGGCCGGCACCTCCAAGGAGCAGCTGATCGCCGCCCAGATCTGGGTGACCAGCATGGCCGAGTTCGACCAGATGAATGCCGCCTGGGACAGCTGGGTGGTGCCGGGCCGCCCGCCGGTGCGGGCCGCCGTCGAGGCCAAGCTCGCCAAGCCGGAATGGAAGGTCGAGATCATGGTCACCGCCGCACTGGAGGGCTGA
- a CDS encoding histone deacetylase family protein, whose amino-acid sequence MKLFYHPDQERHAPPTFLLRGRPVDSPEGPLRAELLTQGLSAIGLSMTAPTEVDSPRLRQRLAAIHAPRYLEFLETIHARWRAMPDAADIVAPNVHPCGGGHHYPRHPVGLVGWHMHDMACPMTADSFAGILASAASAEAAADAVLTGEPSAYAMCRPPGHHAGPERAGGFCFLNNSALAAEVLREQYDRVAILDVDLHHGNGTQDIFYRRGDVWTGSLHADPSDFYPFFWGGADETGEGKGAGTNVNLPLPLGSDGAAFLATLDRLIERLAEFRPQALVVALGLDAHKDDPLAGLSLETADFTAVGQRLAALGLPTVLVQEGGYPTEHLGDNLAAFLGGFTAA is encoded by the coding sequence ATGAAGCTCTTCTACCATCCCGATCAGGAGCGCCACGCGCCGCCGACCTTCCTGCTGCGCGGCCGGCCGGTGGACTCGCCGGAGGGTCCGCTGCGGGCCGAGCTGCTGACGCAGGGGCTCTCGGCCATCGGGCTGTCGATGACGGCGCCCACCGAGGTCGACAGCCCCCGGCTGCGGCAGCGCCTGGCCGCCATCCATGCGCCGCGCTATCTCGAGTTCCTCGAGACCATCCATGCCCGCTGGCGGGCGATGCCCGATGCCGCCGACATCGTGGCGCCCAACGTCCACCCCTGCGGCGGCGGGCACCACTACCCCCGTCACCCGGTGGGGCTGGTGGGCTGGCATATGCACGACATGGCCTGCCCGATGACCGCCGACAGCTTCGCCGGCATCCTGGCCAGCGCCGCCAGCGCCGAGGCCGCCGCCGATGCGGTGCTGACCGGTGAGCCCTCGGCCTATGCCATGTGCCGTCCGCCGGGCCACCATGCCGGCCCCGAGCGGGCCGGGGGATTCTGTTTCCTCAACAATTCGGCCCTGGCCGCCGAGGTGCTGCGCGAGCAGTACGATCGCGTGGCGATCCTCGACGTGGACCTGCACCACGGCAACGGCACCCAGGACATCTTCTATCGCCGCGGCGATGTCTGGACCGGCTCGCTGCATGCCGACCCGTCGGACTTCTATCCCTTCTTCTGGGGGGGCGCCGACGAGACGGGCGAGGGCAAGGGGGCAGGGACCAACGTCAACCTGCCGCTGCCCCTGGGAAGCGACGGGGCGGCCTTCCTCGCCACCCTGGATCGATTGATCGAACGGCTGGCCGAGTTCCGCCCCCAGGCGCTGGTGGTGGCGCTGGGCCTCGATGCCCACAAGGACGACCCGCTGGCCGGTCTCTCCCTCGAGACCGCCGATTTCACCGCCGTGGGGCAGCGTCTCGCCGCCCTCGGCCTGCCCACCGTGCTGGTGCAGGAGGGGGGATACCCCACCGAGCACCTGGGCGACAACCTGGCCGCCTTCCTGGGCGGCTTCACCGCAGCCTGA
- a CDS encoding AraC family transcriptional regulator, translating into MSFLDLRTATLGQEHVAHAHGHHQLILATRGATELSIEGQGGRITGSRGCLIPCGRHHDYRGDGHNRTFVLDIPADSLPALRDGDEIERLFDRPRFFGVPTRLNRLAESLMQQLEACPALHSEIAALLLRALYLHLESGPLSADVEGLASPGFSERLDLARLDAWIDRHLADEVRVEQLAALCAMSAGHFHACFRELTGMTPLTYVQRRRLDHAHTLVIHSGLSLGHIASLVGFRDQGSFSRAYRRRFAASPSEVRRAG; encoded by the coding sequence ATGTCCTTTCTCGATCTACGCACCGCCACCCTGGGGCAGGAACACGTGGCCCATGCCCACGGGCACCACCAGCTGATCCTGGCCACGAGAGGCGCCACGGAGCTGTCCATCGAGGGGCAGGGAGGCCGCATCACCGGCAGCCGCGGCTGCCTGATTCCCTGCGGCCGTCATCACGATTACCGGGGCGACGGCCACAACCGTACCTTCGTGCTCGACATCCCCGCCGACAGCCTGCCGGCGCTGAGGGATGGCGACGAGATCGAGCGCCTCTTCGACCGCCCCCGCTTCTTCGGCGTGCCGACTCGACTCAACCGCCTGGCCGAGAGCCTGATGCAGCAGCTGGAGGCCTGCCCGGCCCTGCACAGCGAGATTGCCGCGCTGCTGCTGCGTGCCCTCTACCTGCATCTCGAATCCGGGCCCCTGTCGGCGGACGTCGAGGGGCTCGCCTCCCCGGGGTTCAGCGAGCGGCTCGACCTGGCGCGGCTGGATGCCTGGATCGACCGCCACCTCGCGGACGAGGTCCGGGTCGAGCAGCTGGCCGCGCTCTGCGCCATGAGTGCCGGGCATTTCCATGCCTGCTTCCGGGAACTGACCGGCATGACCCCGCTCACCTACGTCCAGCGGCGTCGCCTGGACCATGCCCACACCCTGGTGATCCACAGCGGCCTGAGTCTCGGCCATATCGCCTCCCTGGTGGGCTTCCGCGACCAGGGCAGCTTCTCCCGCGCCTACCGTCGTCGCTTCGCGGCATCCCCCTCTGAAGTGCGCCGAGCCGGCTGA
- a CDS encoding GntR family transcriptional regulator yields the protein MPTSRAIAQPAIIQQRNLVEQVADYLTQAIISQRFSPGERLSEVQLARDLGVSRAPVREAARLLESRGLLVSQPRRGFFVRALDAGELVDIFDLRLCLERHAMERLAGACLPETLAALRDQVKVLCAAASSGDETRRIEEDLAFHRLLVASAGNPRLLRTFDDLAHELRLCITLITKTHEAPDSIAESHHQLLDALASGDGQRCREAIDYHIGVARDYVVQGIEEARS from the coding sequence ATGCCGACGTCCCGAGCCATCGCTCAGCCCGCGATCATCCAGCAGAGAAATCTGGTGGAGCAGGTGGCGGACTACCTGACCCAGGCCATTATCAGCCAGCGCTTCTCGCCGGGTGAGCGGCTGTCGGAAGTGCAGCTGGCCCGCGACCTGGGGGTGAGTCGGGCGCCGGTGCGCGAGGCGGCCCGGCTGCTGGAGAGCCGTGGCCTGCTGGTCTCCCAGCCGCGGCGAGGCTTCTTCGTGCGGGCCCTGGATGCCGGCGAGCTGGTGGATATCTTCGACCTGCGACTCTGCCTGGAACGCCATGCCATGGAGCGGCTCGCCGGAGCCTGCTTGCCCGAGACCCTGGCCGCATTGCGAGACCAGGTGAAGGTGCTGTGTGCGGCGGCGAGCAGCGGCGACGAGACCCGGCGTATCGAGGAGGACCTGGCCTTTCATCGTCTGCTGGTCGCCTCGGCCGGAAACCCGCGACTGCTCAGGACCTTCGATGACCTGGCTCATGAGCTGAGGCTATGCATCACCCTGATCACCAAGACCCATGAGGCGCCGGACTCCATCGCCGAGAGCCATCACCAGCTGCTAGATGCGCTGGCCAGCGGCGATGGACAGCGCTGCCGCGAGGCCATCGATTACCATATCGGGGTGGCACGGGATTACGTGGTCCAGGGCATCGAGGAGGCGCGGTCATGA